From the genome of Candidatus Buchananbacteria bacterium, one region includes:
- the aspS gene encoding aspartate--tRNA ligase produces MARTPIAEVVNKAGQQVEVIGWVHTRRDHGKIIFIDLRDRSGILQVVFEPKFAQAHALANNLRSEFVIKITGTINKRPEKMINAKIATGTVEMTGEGLEIINEAKTPPFEIDGAQEPGEEIRMKYRYLDLRRERMKNNLLMRHRIIKMARDYYDNLGFIEVETPALTKGTPEGAREFIVPARMWPGKFYVLPQSPQQFKQLLMVGGIEKYFQIARCFRDEDTRGDRQAEFTQIDVEMSFIDEEDVMKMVEELMIKIVTELYPNKKITTQPFPRLPYDELMKKYHSDKADLRKDKTDPNELAFHWMVEPPAFKKSETEKKLVATHHPFTMPNLEDMKQYPDNPEMWRSRAYDLILNGTEIWGGSIRIHLHDIQQKVFAILGLTPEEVENRFGHMLKAFEYGAPPHGGVAAGLDRIVSILQNEPSIRDVIAFPKTGDSRDLLMDAPNIVSSKTLKEANIRLSEEAIAAAKEKGERLEGFDTAMAD; encoded by the coding sequence ATGGCAAGAACACCAATCGCCGAAGTGGTTAATAAGGCGGGTCAACAAGTAGAGGTGATCGGCTGGGTTCATACCAGGCGCGACCACGGTAAGATTATTTTTATTGATTTACGCGATCGTAGTGGTATTTTACAGGTGGTTTTTGAGCCAAAATTTGCGCAGGCCCACGCCCTAGCAAATAATTTACGTTCTGAATTCGTTATTAAGATTACTGGCACTATCAACAAGCGTCCGGAAAAGATGATTAATGCCAAAATTGCCACCGGTACCGTTGAAATGACAGGAGAAGGTCTAGAGATTATCAATGAGGCCAAAACGCCGCCATTTGAAATTGATGGTGCTCAGGAACCGGGCGAAGAAATCCGAATGAAATATCGGTATCTTGATTTGCGGCGCGAGCGGATGAAAAATAACTTACTAATGCGCCACCGGATCATCAAAATGGCCCGCGATTATTATGACAATCTCGGATTTATTGAAGTGGAAACGCCGGCTTTGACTAAGGGGACGCCAGAAGGCGCCAGAGAATTTATCGTCCCGGCCAGAATGTGGCCCGGTAAGTTTTATGTTTTACCGCAGTCGCCGCAGCAGTTTAAGCAGCTATTAATGGTTGGCGGTATTGAAAAGTATTTTCAGATTGCCAGGTGTTTTCGCGATGAAGACACCAGAGGCGACCGTCAGGCGGAGTTCACGCAAATTGACGTTGAAATGAGTTTTATTGATGAAGAAGACGTGATGAAGATGGTTGAGGAATTAATGATCAAAATTGTCACGGAGCTATATCCAAACAAAAAAATTACCACCCAGCCGTTTCCGCGCCTGCCCTACGACGAGCTGATGAAGAAATATCATAGTGATAAGGCGGACTTGCGCAAAGACAAAACCGACCCAAACGAACTGGCATTCCACTGGATGGTTGAACCGCCGGCGTTTAAAAAGTCTGAAACCGAAAAGAAGCTTGTGGCAACCCATCATCCGTTTACCATGCCTAACCTAGAAGACATGAAACAGTATCCGGACAATCCGGAAATGTGGCGTTCACGAGCGTATGACTTGATTTTAAACGGCACCGAAATTTGGGGCGGCTCAATCAGAATTCACTTGCATGATATTCAGCAAAAAGTTTTTGCCATTCTTGGTTTAACTCCGGAAGAAGTGGAAAATCGGTTTGGGCATATGCTTAAAGCGTTTGAATATGGCGCGCCGCCGCACGGGGGAGTTGCCGCCGGCTTGGATCGCATTGTCAGCATTTTACAAAATGAACCAAGTATCAGAGATGTTATTGCCTTTCCGAAAACCGGTGACAGCCGAGATTTATTGATGGACGCGCCAAACATTGTCAGTAGCAAAACGCTTAAAGAGGCTAATATCCGATTGTCTGAAGAAGCAATTGCCGCGGCCAAAGAAAAGGGCGAGCGGCTGGAGGGGTTTGACACGGCCATGGCCGATTAA
- a CDS encoding YbaK/EbsC family protein produces MAIPKTTKKYLDQRLAKYDEIAHKTVYTAYDAAQTLRQELKSIAKSLLIATDKAYIIAVVPANMRIDLGKLRSAVRAKKVSIPSEKVMVKAFRVKPGAMTAFGGLHKVEVWADKSLLKTKDIIISAGNFTDSVRMKVKDYLKLEEAKLANFAKAGGYKLPARPKTKKSKSGVKKTKKKASGKKKSAKKISKKRR; encoded by the coding sequence ATGGCGATTCCTAAAACTACTAAAAAATACTTAGATCAGCGCTTGGCTAAGTATGATGAAATTGCTCATAAAACCGTTTATACGGCCTATGATGCGGCTCAAACGTTACGCCAGGAATTAAAGTCTATTGCTAAGAGTTTATTGATTGCGACTGATAAGGCATACATCATCGCGGTGGTGCCGGCCAATATGAGAATTGATCTTGGTAAACTTCGTTCGGCAGTTAGGGCAAAAAAAGTCAGTATTCCTTCAGAAAAAGTGATGGTAAAAGCGTTTCGGGTCAAGCCGGGGGCGATGACTGCATTTGGCGGTTTGCATAAGGTTGAAGTCTGGGCCGATAAAAGTTTGTTAAAAACTAAAGACATTATTATTTCGGCCGGTAATTTTACCGATTCAGTTCGGATGAAAGTTAAAGATTATCTTAAGCTTGAAGAGGCTAAATTGGCGAACTTCGCCAAGGCTGGTGGGTATAAGCTGCCAGCCAGACCAAAAACTAAGAAGTCAAAATCAGGAGTTAAGAAAACTAAAAAGAAGGCTTCTGGAAAAAAGAAATCAGCAAAAAAAATCAGCAAAAAAAGGAGATAG
- a CDS encoding segregation/condensation protein A yields MHKVKVEQFEGPLDLLLQLIEQQKLEITKVSLAQVTEQYIQILNQSSQDQIKAEELADFLVVAARLLLIKSKALLPFLQWDEDDETEELTTQLRIYKEYLEATKAIQAMIGKKRFSFSRQKLLTAEEIGFAPPMKLTKEKLADTLRDVIKALNPFLNLPTEVVRKTINIQEKIAHIRSRIFREATTKFSEILKEAKDRTEVIVTFLALLELIKQKTVSAHQVKNFEDIEIRRLD; encoded by the coding sequence ATGCATAAAGTCAAAGTTGAACAGTTTGAAGGCCCGCTCGATTTATTACTACAGTTGATTGAGCAGCAGAAGCTTGAAATTACCAAGGTTTCCTTAGCACAGGTTACCGAGCAGTATATTCAGATTCTAAATCAGTCATCTCAAGACCAGATTAAGGCTGAAGAGTTGGCTGATTTTTTAGTGGTTGCTGCTCGACTACTGTTGATTAAGTCGAAAGCGTTGTTGCCGTTTTTACAATGGGATGAGGATGATGAAACTGAGGAATTAACGACCCAACTCCGGATTTATAAAGAATATCTTGAGGCAACTAAGGCTATTCAGGCGATGATTGGGAAAAAGCGGTTTAGTTTTTCACGACAAAAACTATTAACTGCAGAAGAAATCGGTTTTGCGCCGCCGATGAAATTAACTAAAGAAAAATTAGCTGATACTCTGCGTGACGTGATTAAGGCATTAAATCCATTTTTGAATTTACCGACCGAGGTGGTGCGTAAGACTATTAATATTCAAGAAAAAATTGCCCACATCCGGAGCAGAATTTTTCGTGAGGCGACCACAAAGTTTAGTGAAATTTTGAAAGAGGCAAAGGATCGCACAGAAGTAATTGTGACATTTTTGGCGCTGCTTGAATTAATTAAACAAAAAACAGTCAGTGCTCATCAGGTGAAAAATTTTGAGGATATTGAAATTAGACGGCTGGATTAA
- a CDS encoding MATE family efflux transporter: protein MKQHNPYILEGSLAKGVISLSTPIIFAMFFQSLLNIVDTFWLGQVSFIAVAAVSISWPIIFIVIALASGASIGVTALVARYYGAKDLKTANIVAQNSVIAGLLLSAGITISGLAVSAWLFRFIGATGEVFDLALQYTNIFFISSVCMFMSFIFSSILRGEGDTTTPMKIGIAINIVNMVLDPLFILGFGWSVAGAALATALANGVSLLLYVVYLKSHPWLTVIKYQGFNFNFGYIKEIFYIGFPASLRNISNAVGVFFTVKIIATYGAAVVAAYGIGFRVQSFGVLPVVAIATGTITMVGQNLGAQKLQRAKLSGWVSTGIGLIIMSVFAGLIFIFSRSVIGIFNQEPEVLVVGGEMMKIQAPGFIFGSAIMTLSAAFQAFGKSMYSFISTVLRVILLVILAYWWNSLWGYVGVWWAVTFSGLISAVGLAIWYWWWQPTMAGKS from the coding sequence ATGAAACAGCATAATCCGTATATTCTTGAAGGCAGTTTGGCTAAAGGAGTGATTAGTTTATCAACTCCTATTATTTTTGCCATGTTTTTTCAGTCTTTGCTTAATATCGTTGATACTTTCTGGCTTGGCCAAGTGAGTTTTATAGCAGTGGCTGCTGTTTCAATTTCCTGGCCAATTATTTTTATTGTCATTGCGTTGGCAAGCGGCGCCAGTATTGGTGTGACCGCATTGGTGGCTCGGTATTATGGTGCCAAAGATTTAAAGACGGCAAATATAGTTGCACAAAATTCGGTGATTGCCGGTTTATTGCTGTCGGCAGGCATTACTATAAGCGGCTTGGCGGTATCGGCCTGGCTGTTTCGGTTTATAGGTGCAACCGGTGAAGTGTTTGATTTGGCCCTGCAGTATACAAACATTTTTTTCATCTCTTCAGTGTGCATGTTTATGAGTTTTATTTTCAGCTCAATTTTGCGCGGCGAAGGAGACACAACAACACCGATGAAAATTGGCATTGCTATTAACATAGTCAATATGGTGCTTGATCCGCTATTTATTCTCGGTTTTGGCTGGAGCGTTGCCGGTGCGGCTTTAGCAACTGCTTTGGCAAACGGTGTTAGCCTTTTGCTGTATGTAGTGTATTTAAAATCACATCCATGGCTTACCGTGATTAAATACCAAGGATTTAATTTTAATTTTGGATATATTAAAGAAATATTTTATATTGGTTTTCCGGCGTCGTTGCGAAATATTTCAAACGCGGTTGGTGTTTTTTTTACAGTCAAGATTATTGCAACTTATGGTGCAGCAGTTGTTGCCGCCTATGGCATTGGCTTTCGCGTCCAGAGCTTTGGGGTACTACCGGTGGTAGCTATTGCCACCGGTACAATTACGATGGTTGGCCAAAACCTTGGGGCGCAGAAATTACAACGAGCTAAGCTCAGCGGCTGGGTTAGTACCGGTATTGGCCTGATAATCATGTCGGTGTTTGCTGGTCTGATATTTATTTTTTCTCGGTCAGTAATTGGTATTTTTAATCAGGAGCCTGAAGTCTTGGTGGTGGGGGGCGAGATGATGAAAATTCAGGCACCGGGTTTTATTTTCGGTTCAGCAATCATGACGCTGTCGGCCGCATTTCAGGCTTTCGGCAAATCAATGTACTCTTTTATTAGCACGGTTTTACGCGTCATTTTATTAGTAATTTTAGCCTATTGGTGGAACAGTTTGTGGGGGTATGTCGGCGTGTGGTGGGCGGTAACTTTTTCCGGCTTGATTTCAGCTGTGGGGTTGGCTATTTGGTATTGGTGGTGGCAGCCGACAATGGCTGGAAAAAGCTAA
- the scpB gene encoding SMC-Scp complex subunit ScpB: MSSLKSKIESLLFISNTPFSLKKLADITKADKDQVKLAVDELLAEYANRAGGVMIQKIDDKVQMATAGDNAKMVKEYIKEETTGELSRAALETLTIVAYRGPISRSEIEQIRGVNCAVILRNLLMRGLVESRDDKKKMQSVYNITFDFLKFLGVNQQSQLPDYDKLNSDENLQKIIEQAEVQPSENSV, translated from the coding sequence ATGTCCAGTCTAAAATCAAAAATTGAAAGTTTGCTTTTCATCTCCAATACGCCGTTTAGTTTGAAGAAACTTGCCGACATTACCAAGGCCGATAAAGACCAGGTAAAACTGGCCGTGGATGAACTATTGGCCGAGTATGCTAATCGGGCCGGCGGCGTGATGATTCAAAAAATTGATGATAAGGTGCAAATGGCCACGGCCGGTGACAATGCTAAAATGGTCAAAGAATATATTAAAGAGGAAACGACCGGAGAATTGAGCCGAGCTGCTTTAGAAACCCTGACAATCGTCGCATATCGCGGGCCGATCAGCCGCTCGGAAATTGAGCAAATCAGAGGGGTTAACTGTGCGGTGATTTTACGCAATCTTTTAATGCGCGGCCTGGTTGAAAGCCGGGACGACAAAAAAAAGATGCAAAGTGTCTACAATATCACCTTTGATTTTTTGAAATTTTTGGGAGTTAATCAGCAATCACAGCTGCCTGATTACGACAAGCTCAATTCAGATGAAAATTTGCAAAAAATTATTGAGCAGGCTGAAGTTCAGCCGTCAGAAAATAGCGTATGA
- a CDS encoding D-alanyl-D-alanine carboxypeptidase: protein MINLIASIVLTSLLFPAGFDFFTSHAIDYSYVSNHSAVLDAPVRLANNSFGLKTTAKSILVIDSKSGAALYDKNSAAITPIASITKLLTALVVVDHQPDWNKVVEVKTKDQREGGQVYLLPGEQVTTKDLFAIMLVGSANEAALALADSLELTDFAAAMNSKAAELGMINSYFVEPSGIDPRNTSTAADLLKLANAAFNNPTITEALTAQRYEFTVINNNRPSAAKSTNQLLSSFLNRDSFDIVGAKTGYLDEAGYCLVMKIKTADSVELLVALLGAQTIDDRWQEAKGLVDWVLNNYQWPLNQS, encoded by the coding sequence ATGATCAACCTGATTGCCAGTATTGTTTTAACAAGCCTGCTTTTTCCAGCGGGCTTTGACTTTTTTACCAGTCACGCAATTGACTATTCATATGTGAGCAATCACTCAGCGGTCCTTGACGCTCCGGTGCGGCTAGCGAATAACAGCTTTGGTTTAAAAACCACTGCTAAAAGTATTTTAGTCATCGACTCGAAATCGGGTGCGGCATTATACGATAAAAATTCTGCTGCAATAACGCCGATTGCCAGCATTACCAAATTGTTGACGGCCTTGGTGGTGGTTGACCACCAGCCGGATTGGAATAAGGTTGTTGAAGTAAAGACCAAGGATCAGCGCGAGGGTGGGCAGGTGTACCTTTTGCCCGGCGAGCAAGTAACCACCAAAGACTTGTTTGCTATTATGCTGGTTGGTTCGGCCAACGAAGCAGCTCTGGCGTTGGCTGACAGTTTGGAACTTACTGACTTTGCCGCTGCCATGAACAGCAAGGCTGCGGAGTTGGGGATGATTAATAGCTATTTTGTTGAACCAAGCGGCATTGATCCGCGCAATACGTCAACGGCCGCCGACCTATTAAAACTCGCAAACGCAGCGTTTAACAATCCGACGATTACTGAGGCATTAACCGCTCAGCGGTATGAGTTTACTGTTATAAACAACAACCGGCCCAGCGCGGCTAAAAGCACTAATCAGTTATTGAGCAGTTTTTTGAATCGCGATAGCTTTGATATTGTTGGTGCCAAAACCGGCTATTTGGATGAAGCCGGCTACTGTTTGGTGATGAAAATTAAAACTGCTGACAGCGTCGAATTGCTGGTGGCATTATTGGGAGCGCAAACGATTGATGATCGTTGGCAGGAGGCTAAGGGGCTGGTTGATTGGGTGCTAAACAACTATCAGTGGCCGTTAAATCAGTCTTGA
- a CDS encoding triose-phosphate isomerase has translation MGQSKKIVIANWKMKLGVPQSVDLAKGLKNISANNVEVAVCPSFVSLTEVAKVLSGSVVKLGAQDCFWEASGAYTGEVSANYLREAGCEFVIIGHSERRQYLAETNEMVHKKIKMALAANLIPVLCVGETFEQRQNGAKDYVIIEQTTKALEGLEVGPDQRVIIAYEPVWVIGSGQAIDPQEAAASHQVIRQSLFDIFPAPSINNNFSVIYGGSVDGENISYFTELENIDGVLVGGASLQVEAFKSIIKNV, from the coding sequence ATGGGACAGTCAAAAAAAATTGTCATTGCAAACTGGAAAATGAAACTTGGCGTACCGCAGAGCGTGGACCTGGCCAAGGGCTTAAAAAATATTTCCGCAAACAATGTTGAGGTGGCGGTTTGCCCGTCGTTTGTCAGCTTGACTGAAGTGGCAAAGGTGCTTTCGGGCAGCGTGGTAAAGCTCGGCGCGCAAGACTGTTTTTGGGAAGCGTCCGGAGCGTATACCGGCGAAGTTTCCGCAAATTATTTACGGGAAGCGGGCTGTGAGTTTGTTATTATTGGGCACTCAGAGCGCCGGCAGTATTTGGCCGAGACTAATGAGATGGTTCATAAAAAAATCAAAATGGCGTTGGCAGCAAATTTAATTCCTGTATTGTGTGTTGGCGAAACATTTGAACAGCGGCAAAACGGCGCCAAAGATTATGTGATTATTGAGCAGACGACTAAAGCCTTGGAAGGGCTTGAAGTCGGACCCGACCAGCGTGTGATTATCGCGTATGAACCGGTGTGGGTTATTGGTTCAGGACAGGCGATTGATCCGCAAGAAGCGGCAGCGTCGCACCAGGTTATCCGGCAGAGTTTATTTGATATTTTCCCTGCGCCCAGCATTAATAACAATTTTTCAGTTATCTATGGCGGCAGTGTTGACGGCGAAAATATTTCTTACTTTACGGAACTGGAAAATATTGACGGCGTGCTGGTCGGCGGCGCCAGTCTTCAGGTTGAGGCATTTAAATCAATTATCAAAAACGTTTGA
- the rpmG gene encoding 50S ribosomal protein L33, with the protein MSQDNLIKMECTVCKRVNYFSRKNKKTLKDRMEMKKHCKHCKKHTMHKETK; encoded by the coding sequence ATGTCACAGGATAATCTGATCAAAATGGAGTGTACCGTGTGCAAGAGAGTGAATTATTTTTCTCGAAAAAATAAAAAAACTCTAAAAGACAGAATGGAAATGAAGAAACACTGCAAGCACTGCAAAAAACACACCATGCACAAAGAAACCAAATAA
- a CDS encoding GIY-YIG nuclease family protein: protein MWYVYLLKIDGVKDKNFYIGYTSDLWKRLKEHTSGNVKTTKGKSPMLFYYEAFADKYLALKRERGLKTSGSVYNSLIKRLGLK, encoded by the coding sequence ATGTGGTATGTGTATCTGTTAAAAATTGATGGTGTAAAAGATAAAAATTTTTACATTGGTTATACGTCGGATTTATGGAAGCGCTTGAAAGAGCATACATCAGGAAACGTTAAAACCACTAAAGGTAAAAGTCCAATGTTATTTTATTATGAGGCGTTTGCTGATAAATATTTAGCCTTAAAAAGAGAGCGAGGACTGAAAACTAGTGGTTCAGTTTATAATTCTTTGATAAAGAGGCTTGGGCTAAAGTAA
- a CDS encoding DUF3160 domain-containing protein, whose protein sequence is MNPEQNDSSPQLTPNRAGKNIYKFILPAVIIAILAVAGVMYTFLINTNKTDQAVNNTNQQVHATRWNFGLVQPVFAQSGQENVMVKPAVPFAKVSVAQIENIGSFTADSNVVLSDDQKAALEDSGFFLASNDLVGEEPIRDDFVDMYDQFDGSSNQYYRQGDDAVFITSDLALHLYHILIDRSFQSIEETKFQPMLRAMTKSLFADSLEKYNTATAPALKDSYKRLAVYYLIPLVALDAGSVSAQVDVDPKDFDTFAQYLDAVKAKKIENSAADLTFSLADKIYDGQVLSDEIYDLASAELALIQKAEGKAPSPLFTPLRVEFENDYSQFKPRSHYTKNDVLKSYFVAMMWYGRMGFPLNSPALTRDALLITAQINNLKVNDQDLSKLWSDMATVIDFFVGEVDDLTAYHYTGVINDVYGAEVTSESFADEQQLDNFIAKAKKDLPTPKIVSELLWVFDNGGQRDELLASTKQFRFMGQRFTPDAYIINNLTQGEGLPEPETGQMLPSMPTALMSMHLLAPDNEVVKAYLDQWINDPVRIKQQGRQSDKVIAKVLGSLKAEFAGYDAVIWSKNIYWRWLDAFKALLKKYGEGYPSFMQTDAWQKKNLGTALGSFTELKHDTLLYAKQSYAELGGGPGENPQLPPVVKGYVEPDLEFWNKIIDLAEITKTGLESRGVFPGDYETKYELFIDTSKFFRQLAEQELKNEKISDEDFEKLRTISFTLGRIVEPIPGQELTKREKRAGIIADIHTDGIKGQILYEATGKPYIAYIAVKDANGTRLTRGVVFNHYEFSDKFGERLSDEDWQATVYEDNGVLPAADAWSTQLIK, encoded by the coding sequence ATGAACCCTGAACAAAACGATAGTTCGCCGCAACTAACTCCTAACCGGGCCGGTAAAAATATCTACAAGTTTATTTTGCCGGCTGTTATTATAGCTATTTTGGCCGTTGCTGGCGTTATGTATACTTTTTTAATTAACACCAATAAAACAGATCAGGCGGTCAATAATACAAATCAGCAGGTGCATGCCACGCGCTGGAATTTTGGTTTGGTTCAGCCGGTATTTGCTCAATCCGGACAGGAGAACGTTATGGTCAAACCGGCCGTGCCGTTTGCTAAGGTTTCAGTGGCGCAAATTGAAAATATTGGTAGCTTTACCGCCGACAGTAATGTGGTGCTTTCTGATGATCAAAAAGCGGCTTTGGAAGATAGCGGCTTCTTTTTAGCCAGCAATGATTTAGTGGGCGAAGAACCCATTCGTGACGATTTTGTTGACATGTATGACCAATTTGACGGTTCAAGCAATCAGTATTACCGTCAGGGCGACGATGCGGTGTTTATCACTAGCGACCTGGCATTGCATCTTTACCATATTTTAATTGATCGCAGTTTCCAAAGTATTGAAGAAACCAAGTTTCAGCCAATGCTGCGGGCAATGACCAAATCTTTGTTTGCTGATTCTCTTGAAAAATATAATACCGCTACAGCCCCGGCCTTAAAAGACTCGTATAAGCGGCTAGCCGTTTATTATTTAATTCCGCTAGTGGCGCTTGATGCCGGTAGCGTGTCAGCACAGGTGGATGTTGATCCGAAAGATTTTGATACTTTTGCCCAGTATCTTGATGCGGTGAAAGCAAAAAAAATAGAAAATAGCGCCGCCGATTTAACATTTTCATTGGCCGACAAGATTTATGACGGCCAAGTTTTAAGTGATGAGATTTATGATTTAGCCAGCGCGGAATTGGCATTGATTCAAAAGGCCGAAGGCAAAGCGCCGTCGCCGCTGTTTACGCCATTGCGGGTAGAATTTGAAAACGACTATTCTCAATTTAAACCGCGATCTCACTACACTAAAAATGATGTCTTAAAAAGTTATTTTGTGGCGATGATGTGGTACGGCCGCATGGGCTTTCCGTTGAACAGTCCGGCCCTGACCCGTGATGCGCTATTGATTACGGCTCAAATTAACAATCTGAAAGTTAACGATCAGGATTTGTCAAAATTGTGGTCTGATATGGCGACGGTTATTGATTTTTTTGTCGGTGAGGTTGACGACTTGACCGCCTATCACTACACCGGCGTGATTAACGACGTATATGGCGCCGAAGTTACGTCCGAGAGTTTTGCTGATGAACAGCAATTGGATAATTTTATTGCTAAAGCTAAAAAGGATTTGCCGACCCCGAAAATTGTTTCTGAATTATTGTGGGTATTTGATAATGGCGGGCAGCGAGATGAGCTATTAGCCAGCACTAAGCAGTTTCGCTTTATGGGCCAGCGGTTTACGCCCGACGCGTATATTATTAATAATTTGACGCAAGGGGAAGGGCTGCCCGAACCAGAAACCGGTCAGATGTTGCCCTCAATGCCGACTGCTTTAATGTCAATGCATTTATTGGCGCCTGATAACGAGGTGGTGAAAGCCTATCTTGATCAGTGGATTAATGATCCGGTGCGAATCAAGCAGCAGGGCCGGCAGTCTGACAAGGTGATTGCGAAAGTGTTAGGTAGCTTGAAAGCGGAGTTTGCCGGGTACGATGCAGTTATTTGGTCAAAAAATATTTACTGGCGCTGGCTGGATGCTTTTAAGGCTTTGTTGAAAAAGTATGGTGAGGGGTATCCGTCTTTTATGCAGACAGACGCCTGGCAAAAAAAGAATCTGGGTACGGCCTTGGGTTCGTTCACCGAGCTTAAACACGATACGCTGCTATATGCCAAACAATCATACGCTGAACTCGGCGGCGGGCCAGGTGAAAACCCGCAATTGCCGCCGGTAGTAAAAGGTTACGTGGAGCCGGATTTGGAATTTTGGAACAAGATTATTGATTTGGCCGAAATCACCAAAACTGGACTTGAGAGCCGCGGCGTCTTTCCGGGCGACTACGAAACCAAATATGAGTTGTTTATTGATACCAGTAAATTTTTCCGCCAGTTGGCCGAGCAAGAACTAAAGAACGAAAAGATTAGTGATGAAGATTTTGAGAAGCTTCGGACTATTAGTTTTACTTTAGGCCGGATTGTTGAGCCGATTCCTGGGCAAGAACTGACCAAACGAGAAAAGCGCGCTGGCATTATTGCCGATATTCATACGGACGGCATTAAAGGTCAGATATTGTATGAAGCAACCGGTAAACCGTATATTGCGTATATTGCTGTCAAAGATGCCAACGGCACTCGGTTGACGCGCGGCGTGGTGTTTAACCATTATGAATTCAGTGATAAGTTTGGTGAACGATTATCCGATGAAGATTGGCAGGCCACTGTTTATGAAGATAATGGTGTGTTACCTGCGGCTGACGCCTGGTCAACCCAGTTAATAAAATAG